CCGCGCTATCATGAGCGCCTCAAGCCGGTGTACGACTCCCTCAAGGCGGTGTGGTCCAGGCCATGACGATCTCCCCGCGCCACCTGCTGCCGGCGGCCCTCCTGCTGTGCGCCGCGCCCGCGCTCCGCGCGCAGTCGGCCACCGCCGACTCGCTGTGGGCCGCGGGCGAGTACGCCGCCGCCCGGGGGGCCTACGAACGGGCGCTGCACGACAACCCCGGCTGGGTGCGCGGGCTGTACCGCCTCGGCATCCTCGCCGCGTGGGACGGCCGCCTCGACTCGGCCCTGGCGCTGCTGCGTGATGCACGCGAGATGGAGCCGGCGGAGCCGGACGTGCGGGCGTGGGAGGCGAAGGTGCTGGCGTGGCAGGGGCGCTACCGCGAGGCCACGCTGCGCTACGACTCGCTGCTGGCCGAGCAGCCCGGCCACCGCGACGCCCGGTTCGGGCGGGCGCAGGCGTTTGCCTGGTCGGGCCGCCACGCCGAGGCCGACCGGGAGTTCCGCGCGCTGGTGGCGGCCGATCCGGCGGATGCCGAGGCGCTGGTGGCGCTGGCGCAGCTGCGGCAGTGGCAGGGACGGCCCGACGAGGCGAGTCACTACGCCGCGCTGGCGCTGACCGTGGCGCCGGAGGACCGTGCGGCGCGGGCGATCCAGCGGCAGGCGCGGGTGCTGAGCCGGCCCCGGGTGGAGGTGGTGCTCGGCTTCGGGCACGACTCCGACGACAACAACACCGCGTGGCAGACGGTCACCACCTCGCTGATCGTGGCGGATGGCCTGCGCGGGTTCGCGGGGGTCGGCGCCCTCGAGGCCAGCGACCCGGTGCAGGACGGCACCCGGGTGCACGGAGAAGTCGGCGCCACCTGGTGGCGTGGCGACCTCTCGCTCACCGGCGCGGTCGGCGCCCGCCGGCTGCGGTCCGACTTCGGCATCGACCGCTCCACCGCCACCGTCCGCACCGCGCTGGGGCTCCGGCTGAGCCCCACCGCGGGGGTCGGCGTGGGGTACGCCCGCACCAGCTTCGACGAGACCGCCGCGCTGATCGGCGGCGGCCTCGACATCCACGACCTCTCGGCCGACGGCGACGTGGAGCTGACCCGGTCGCTCTCGCTCGGGGTGGGCGGCGGGATCGGCTTCCTCTCCGACGACAACCGCCGGACCTCCGCCGTGGTGGCGCTCACCCAGCGGGTGGCGCCGCGGCTCACGATCGGGGTGTATGGCCGCTCGCTCAGCTACCGCGGCAAGGGCACGGGGTACTTCTCTCCCGACCGGTTCCTGGTGGCGGAGGGGCGCGCGGCGTGGACCTACGCGGTGTCGCGCTGGGAAACCCGGCTCTCCGGCGGGCTCGGGGTGCAGCAGGTGGGGAGCGGCGGTTCCGCGCAGGCCGAAGGGCACCTCGAGGCCCGGCTGGCCCGCCGCTGGGCCACCATCAACGAGGCCGGGCTCGCCCTGGGATACTCCCACAGCGCCATCAGCAGCACCACGGGCGCCTTCGACTACTACACGCTGGTCCTGAACCTCAGGCTGGGTCTCTGATGCGCCTCGATTCGTACTGCGGCGAGATGCGCGCCGCCACCGCCGAGTTCCTCGCCACCCTCGAGGGCGCGTCCCGGTCCGAGTGGGGCTGGAAGCCCGCCCCCGA
The Gemmatimonadota bacterium DNA segment above includes these coding regions:
- a CDS encoding tetratricopeptide repeat protein, translated to MTISPRHLLPAALLLCAAPALRAQSATADSLWAAGEYAAARGAYERALHDNPGWVRGLYRLGILAAWDGRLDSALALLRDAREMEPAEPDVRAWEAKVLAWQGRYREATLRYDSLLAEQPGHRDARFGRAQAFAWSGRHAEADREFRALVAADPADAEALVALAQLRQWQGRPDEASHYAALALTVAPEDRAARAIQRQARVLSRPRVEVVLGFGHDSDDNNTAWQTVTTSLIVADGLRGFAGVGALEASDPVQDGTRVHGEVGATWWRGDLSLTGAVGARRLRSDFGIDRSTATVRTALGLRLSPTAGVGVGYARTSFDETAALIGGGLDIHDLSADGDVELTRSLSLGVGGGIGFLSDDNRRTSAVVALTQRVAPRLTIGVYGRSLSYRGKGTGYFSPDRFLVAEGRAAWTYAVSRWETRLSGGLGVQQVGSGGSAQAEGHLEARLARRWATINEAGLALGYSHSAISSTTGAFDYYTLVLNLRLGL